Proteins encoded together in one Rubripirellula reticaptiva window:
- a CDS encoding MotA/TolQ/ExbB proton channel family protein has product MSSAPYRRRLLRHQPANSRRQFAALASRILPVFVLAIGATWCMVAMQPAHGQFPQSQNYGQQSFDQSGRYQTAQPQNLQRQNSQPQAFSQIPAIPAAAMIPGQVANSPENVEAESEPWQLPAFVEKIRQGGWLMLPLGICSLIVFALSIERMIALRRGRVIPRPFVRRFTECVEDGQLSYEEATEICEEFDCPVAEVFQAAVRRWGRPMFEVEQAVMDAGDRVSESLKRFLRVFHAISNVAPLLGLLGTVLGMIEAFDIMSSQESIGRPEMLASGISVALITTAGGLSVAIPAYLAYMYFSSKSDSYLNEIDKLCQRVVDCISAEGLESAGNSNRTSNRKRRAA; this is encoded by the coding sequence ATGTCTTCTGCACCTTACCGACGTCGATTGTTGCGGCATCAGCCCGCCAATTCACGTCGTCAATTTGCCGCACTAGCATCTCGCATATTGCCCGTCTTTGTATTGGCGATTGGGGCGACGTGGTGCATGGTGGCAATGCAACCAGCTCACGGACAATTCCCGCAGTCACAAAATTACGGTCAGCAAAGTTTCGATCAATCGGGTCGATATCAAACTGCACAGCCTCAGAATTTGCAGCGTCAAAACTCACAGCCTCAGGCTTTCAGTCAAATTCCGGCAATTCCAGCGGCGGCGATGATACCAGGCCAAGTTGCCAACTCGCCAGAAAACGTAGAAGCCGAATCCGAGCCTTGGCAGTTGCCAGCGTTTGTTGAAAAGATTCGACAGGGCGGATGGTTGATGTTGCCGCTTGGGATCTGCTCGCTGATCGTGTTTGCATTGTCGATCGAACGGATGATCGCGCTGCGTCGTGGCCGAGTGATCCCACGTCCGTTTGTTCGCCGGTTCACCGAGTGCGTCGAAGATGGCCAGCTTAGTTACGAAGAAGCGACGGAAATTTGCGAAGAATTTGATTGTCCGGTTGCCGAAGTTTTCCAGGCGGCAGTGCGTCGCTGGGGACGTCCCATGTTTGAGGTCGAGCAGGCGGTGATGGATGCGGGCGATCGAGTTTCGGAGTCGTTGAAACGATTCTTGCGAGTCTTTCACGCGATCAGCAACGTCGCGCCGTTGTTGGGGTTATTGGGCACGGTGCTGGGAATGATCGAAGCATTCGACATCATGAGTAGCCAAGAATCGATCGGTCGCCCCGAAATGTTGGCGTCGGGAATCAGTGTGGCTCTGATCACGACGGCCGGCGGATTATCTGTCGCGATTCCGGCTTACTTGGCCTACATGTATTTCAGCAGCAAGTCGGACAGCTATTTGAACGAGATCGATAAGTTGTGCCAGCGTGTCGTCGATTGCATTTCGGCCGAAGGGCTTGAAAGCGCTGGCAATTCAAATCGAACGAGCAACCGGAAACGACGAGCTGCCTAA
- a CDS encoding sensor domain-containing diguanylate cyclase/phosphohydrolase, whose product MTDTTDSTVPSDATVPMAIIPESMAGYGLAPLTPLPNAHSFPHAKDAGRQIDAHISSDTLVGNLLAELHAASPTAIELGSKNAIKPEDIQFENRLAVVRLGMATSLFYSLRTKHAPTAAHSLRVALSCSAWAQRLGLDEATRDRIEVAALLHDLGKIGIPDRILRKPGKLTVDEQLTIELIPELGCEILRGSTGDTELLDIIRYANTWFDSRRHGDGPRGDALPIGSRMLAIADAFDAMTTNTVYRPALSRERAIRELMQNAGSQFDPELAAEFSRMLEDRPEMLHGGVVDRWLRQLQGDTPPKMWGSLGELSQSNPGSEQSASSGPATREALFYQHLFGNLKDGVVFTDAEGTITHWNESMQRLTSIAADAITGQSWSNDSLRLRGSDSRRDEDECLVRDCLACGNTVSRSMMIEQPGKVPTPVQLVVSPVTGATPGIRGTVVTVRDLSDQTSLEEKLETLHHQTTQDQLTGVANRAHFDHMLEELTAATKAGGPSFSLIICDIDHFKRVNDVHGHPAGDEALKGFASVLRAHSRDGDTVARYGGEEFLLLAPNCDNATASKRAEAIRIALEGTPLPSLGGEAVTASFGVTEFQAGDSAETVLSRSDRALLKAKDNGRNRVIQLGAGNVVQMPSEEPAVGRSWFDWFKGSESTENGEFDIVTPVPVDLAIEKLRGFIADHNAEIISVDENQVSMKLNVTYSRGGRRRADQQMAIRVQLTLSEGREESSARRGRIRTNVHAQLQPIRNRDRRGQEVAICFSQVINSLRSYLMGELKRSDLS is encoded by the coding sequence ATGACTGATACAACCGACTCGACCGTACCTTCCGATGCTACGGTGCCGATGGCGATCATCCCGGAAAGCATGGCTGGTTATGGTCTTGCGCCTTTGACGCCGTTGCCTAACGCCCACTCGTTCCCACACGCCAAGGATGCAGGTCGCCAAATCGACGCCCATATCAGTAGCGATACGTTGGTTGGAAATTTGTTGGCCGAACTGCATGCGGCCTCGCCGACCGCAATCGAACTGGGCAGCAAAAATGCGATAAAACCGGAAGACATCCAGTTCGAGAATCGATTGGCAGTCGTTCGCTTAGGAATGGCGACATCGTTGTTCTACTCGCTTCGGACGAAGCACGCGCCGACCGCGGCGCATAGCTTACGAGTCGCGTTGTCTTGTTCGGCATGGGCCCAGCGTCTGGGATTGGACGAGGCCACGCGAGATCGGATCGAAGTGGCGGCGCTCCTACATGACTTGGGGAAGATCGGAATTCCCGATCGTATTCTGCGAAAGCCAGGCAAGTTGACCGTCGACGAGCAGTTGACGATCGAGTTGATTCCTGAGCTAGGGTGCGAAATCCTTCGAGGCAGTACCGGTGACACCGAACTGCTGGACATCATTCGCTATGCCAACACTTGGTTCGACAGTCGGCGGCACGGCGATGGACCACGCGGCGATGCGTTGCCGATTGGTTCACGAATGTTGGCGATTGCAGACGCGTTCGATGCGATGACCACCAACACGGTCTATCGTCCAGCACTTAGCCGTGAACGTGCGATTCGCGAGTTGATGCAGAACGCGGGGTCGCAGTTCGATCCTGAATTGGCGGCCGAGTTCAGCCGCATGCTAGAAGATCGTCCCGAAATGTTGCACGGCGGTGTTGTTGATCGATGGCTTCGTCAGTTGCAGGGCGATACGCCACCGAAAATGTGGGGCTCGCTTGGCGAATTGTCTCAATCAAATCCGGGATCCGAGCAGTCTGCGTCGTCAGGCCCAGCCACACGCGAAGCGTTGTTTTACCAGCACCTGTTCGGGAATTTGAAAGATGGCGTCGTGTTTACCGATGCCGAGGGGACGATCACGCACTGGAACGAGTCGATGCAGCGGCTGACGTCGATCGCGGCCGATGCGATTACCGGACAATCATGGAGCAATGATTCGCTGAGGTTGCGAGGTTCGGATAGCCGACGCGACGAGGACGAGTGTCTGGTTCGTGACTGTTTGGCCTGTGGCAACACGGTTTCGCGGTCGATGATGATCGAACAACCTGGGAAAGTGCCGACTCCGGTTCAATTAGTAGTATCGCCGGTGACGGGGGCGACGCCCGGTATCCGCGGCACCGTTGTTACGGTCCGTGACTTGTCGGACCAAACTTCGTTGGAAGAGAAGCTTGAAACTCTACATCATCAGACAACACAGGATCAATTGACTGGCGTAGCCAACCGAGCTCACTTTGACCACATGCTCGAGGAGTTGACGGCTGCGACCAAGGCTGGTGGCCCGAGTTTCAGTTTGATCATTTGTGACATTGACCATTTTAAACGCGTCAACGACGTTCACGGCCACCCGGCCGGCGACGAGGCACTGAAGGGCTTTGCATCCGTTCTGCGTGCTCACAGCCGCGATGGCGATACCGTGGCGCGTTACGGCGGCGAAGAGTTCTTGCTGCTAGCGCCTAACTGCGACAACGCAACTGCATCGAAGCGAGCCGAAGCGATCCGGATCGCTTTGGAAGGCACACCGCTCCCTTCGCTCGGCGGGGAAGCCGTCACGGCTAGCTTTGGCGTGACTGAATTTCAAGCTGGCGATAGTGCGGAAACGGTTCTGTCGAGATCCGATCGAGCGTTGTTGAAAGCGAAAGACAATGGACGCAACCGAGTGATCCAGCTGGGGGCGGGAAACGTCGTTCAAATGCCTTCCGAAGAACCCGCTGTCGGACGCAGCTGGTTCGATTGGTTCAAAGGATCCGAGTCGACGGAAAATGGCGAGTTCGATATTGTCACTCCGGTTCCGGTTGACTTAGCCATCGAGAAACTTCGCGGTTTCATCGCTGACCACAACGCCGAAATCATCAGTGTCGATGAGAACCAAGTCTCGATGAAGTTGAATGTCACCTATTCGCGTGGCGGGCGGCGTCGAGCGGATCAGCAAATGGCGATACGCGTTCAATTGACGCTCAGTGAAGGACGCGAAGAATCCTCGGCACGACGTGGACGCATTCGCACCAATGT
- a CDS encoding ExbD/TolR family protein has translation MSKRNSSEDATINLTPMIDVVFLLVIFFMVGSKFSEAESRIKVNVPSVGEMRSMTRVPDERVVAIGIDGTVTLDDTPMSLSQLTQTLRQEHDNYPGLKIAVRGEADGSQQQLVDVLQAVRISGVDQIGIATKRMQR, from the coding sequence ATGTCAAAACGAAATTCCTCGGAAGATGCGACCATCAACTTGACGCCGATGATCGACGTCGTGTTTTTGTTGGTGATCTTCTTCATGGTCGGCAGCAAGTTCAGCGAAGCCGAAAGCCGCATCAAAGTGAACGTTCCGAGCGTCGGTGAAATGCGATCGATGACGCGCGTGCCTGATGAACGTGTGGTTGCGATTGGTATTGATGGGACCGTAACGCTTGATGATACGCCGATGTCGCTGAGTCAATTGACGCAAACGCTTCGTCAAGAACACGATAATTACCCAGGCCTTAAGATCGCCGTGCGCGGCGAAGCGGATGGGTCGCAACAACAATTGGTTGATGTTCTGCAGGCAGTTCGTATCAGCGGCGTGGATCAAATCGGTATCGCAACCAAGAGGATGCAGCGTTGA
- a CDS encoding ATP-dependent Clp protease adaptor ClpS, whose protein sequence is MADQQTMVAEPQIEINREQKRKPKKQPRYNVILWDDADHSYDYVVLMMKRLFHHPIEAGFQIAKQVDSGGKAICLTTTMEHAELKRDQIHAFGKDEMIAHCKGSMSATIEPISE, encoded by the coding sequence ATGGCTGATCAGCAAACGATGGTGGCAGAGCCCCAAATTGAAATCAATCGCGAGCAGAAGCGTAAACCCAAGAAGCAGCCACGTTACAACGTGATTCTGTGGGATGATGCTGACCATAGCTACGACTACGTTGTGTTGATGATGAAGCGGTTGTTCCATCATCCGATCGAAGCCGGTTTTCAGATCGCCAAGCAAGTCGACAGCGGCGGCAAAGCGATTTGCTTGACAACGACGATGGAACATGCCGAACTGAAACGTGACCAGATTCACGCGTTCGGCAAAGACGAAATGATCGCACACTGTAAGGGCAGCATGTCGGCAACGATCGAACCGATTTCAGAATAG
- a CDS encoding dipeptidase: MSTTDLLESLKKESPRHLNELIEWLKIPSISSDSSRKTDVTKAATWLVDKFRGAGLSVELLPTQGHPMVLAETPPINGAPVVVVYGHYDVQPVEPLDEWITGPFEPTVRDGNLYARGATDDKGQVLTHVQSVCDWLASGKTLPLQIKFLIEGEEEVGSENLERMLPDLAERLACDCVVISDSGQYSDGQPAITYGLRGIATYELQIDGPSQDLHSGSFGGAVMNPAIALSHVLSSMVDANGRIQIPGYYDDVVELSTAEREAWKKLPQDEAAFAKSIGVSELFGEAGFTADERRWARPTFDVNGITAGHQGEGVKTIIPATAKAKFSFRLVPNQDPAKITAALETHLANHMPPGVRHTLTPDHGAPGMLADTESRFMAAANQAIEGAFGKKPVLIREGGSIPIVTRFQEVLRCDCLLLGWGLSDDNAHSPNEKFRIADYHRGIQASARLWEELGKLSRQA; the protein is encoded by the coding sequence ATGTCGACGACCGACCTGCTGGAATCCCTAAAAAAAGAGTCTCCCAGGCACCTCAACGAGCTGATCGAGTGGCTAAAAATCCCCAGTATCAGCAGCGATTCCAGCCGGAAAACGGACGTCACCAAGGCGGCCACTTGGTTAGTCGACAAGTTTCGCGGTGCCGGTTTGTCGGTCGAACTGCTGCCCACCCAAGGTCATCCGATGGTGCTAGCAGAAACGCCACCGATCAACGGTGCCCCCGTCGTGGTAGTTTACGGACACTATGACGTCCAACCAGTCGAACCGCTGGACGAATGGATTACAGGCCCGTTCGAACCAACGGTGCGCGACGGAAATCTGTACGCTCGCGGTGCGACCGACGACAAGGGTCAAGTCCTGACTCACGTGCAAAGCGTCTGCGACTGGCTGGCCAGTGGCAAAACACTTCCTCTGCAAATCAAGTTTTTGATCGAGGGCGAAGAAGAGGTCGGCAGCGAAAACTTGGAACGCATGCTGCCCGATTTGGCCGAACGATTGGCCTGTGACTGTGTCGTGATCAGCGATAGCGGCCAGTACTCGGATGGCCAACCGGCGATCACCTATGGGCTGCGCGGGATCGCGACATACGAATTGCAAATCGATGGGCCGAGCCAGGATCTGCACAGCGGTTCGTTCGGCGGCGCGGTGATGAACCCAGCAATCGCGTTGTCACACGTGCTGTCGTCGATGGTGGATGCCAACGGACGCATTCAAATCCCGGGTTACTACGACGACGTCGTCGAACTGAGCACCGCCGAGCGCGAAGCGTGGAAAAAATTACCGCAAGACGAAGCCGCATTTGCCAAGTCGATTGGCGTCAGTGAACTATTCGGCGAAGCGGGCTTCACGGCAGATGAGCGACGTTGGGCCCGTCCCACCTTTGACGTCAACGGGATCACGGCCGGACATCAAGGCGAAGGCGTCAAGACGATCATTCCCGCGACTGCCAAGGCGAAATTCAGTTTCCGCTTGGTTCCCAACCAAGATCCGGCGAAGATCACTGCGGCGTTGGAAACGCATCTTGCCAATCACATGCCACCGGGCGTGCGACACACCCTTACGCCTGACCACGGTGCCCCAGGAATGTTGGCCGACACCGAAAGCCGTTTCATGGCAGCGGCGAACCAAGCGATTGAAGGGGCGTTCGGCAAGAAGCCAGTGCTGATTCGCGAAGGCGGCTCGATCCCAATTGTGACGCGATTCCAAGAAGTGCTCCGGTGCGACTGCCTGCTGCTCGGCTGGGGTTTGTCGGACGACAACGCTCACAGCCCGAACGAGAAATTCCGCATCGCCGATTACCACCGTGGCATCCAAGCGTCCGCGCGGCTGTGGGAAGAACTCGGCAAGCTTTCCCGCCAGGCTTGA
- a CDS encoding sigma-70 family RNA polymerase sigma factor: MSLSEVDRVLLQRCLDQAPRAWQDFVDRFLGLVVHVANHTAQSRGASIDQATRDDLVAEVFLTLVAADFAVLRRFRRNCSLATYLTVISRRVIARRLSQTGPPMADGQDVADDGAPPVATGSHSQSHVSRIDDQEEVQRLMLRLDPNEANIVRMYHLEGKSYQEISKAVGMSENSVGPVLTRARDKMRNGRG; encoded by the coding sequence GTGAGTCTCTCTGAGGTTGACCGCGTTCTGCTTCAACGATGCCTGGACCAAGCTCCACGCGCGTGGCAGGATTTCGTTGACCGATTCCTGGGATTGGTGGTTCACGTCGCCAACCACACGGCTCAATCACGCGGCGCATCGATCGATCAAGCGACGCGAGACGACCTTGTTGCCGAAGTTTTCCTGACGTTAGTCGCAGCCGATTTTGCCGTGCTGCGCCGCTTCCGCCGCAACTGCTCGCTAGCGACCTATCTAACCGTAATTTCGCGCCGCGTGATCGCGCGTCGATTATCGCAAACCGGCCCACCGATGGCTGACGGCCAAGATGTTGCCGATGATGGCGCCCCACCCGTGGCAACAGGCTCTCACTCGCAATCCCACGTTTCTCGGATTGACGACCAGGAAGAAGTTCAGCGACTGATGCTAAGGCTGGATCCGAACGAAGCCAACATCGTTCGGATGTACCACTTGGAAGGCAAATCGTACCAAGAGATCAGCAAAGCAGTCGGGATGAGCGAAAACAGTGTCGGCCCAGTGCTAACGCGGGCTCGCGATAAGATGCGAAACGGTCGCGGATAA
- the serS gene encoding serine--tRNA ligase translates to MLDRKFIIQNLELVRENCTRRGVSAEIDKIVSMDAERLETLRQAEDLNRQANEVSKQIPKAADKEARQALIEQGRLLREQKDAAQKKHDELDTEIAVIQCDIPNMTHPDVPTGGEDDAKELSFGKTPKPHFDFKPIDHVDLGEKHDLFDFEAGARVTGAGFYFLKNEAVRLDLALQQFAISLLSDRGFTPVTTPDMALTHILQGIGFNPRGPETQIYSIENTELNLVGTAEITLGGMLAGQTIDLDKLPLKLCGLSHCFRTEAGAAGRASKGLYRVHQFTKVEMFAFTTPQQSDATHAMMRDLECEIFDALEVPYRVIDTASGDLGGPAYRKFDLEAWMPGRGDGGEWGEVTSTSNCTDYQARRLNVRYKQPDKKGTEFVHTLNGTAVATGRAMIAIMENHQCSDGTINVPKALQPWVGKAKIG, encoded by the coding sequence ATGCTCGACCGAAAATTCATCATCCAGAATCTGGAACTCGTCCGCGAAAACTGCACCCGACGTGGTGTTTCGGCCGAAATCGACAAGATCGTTTCGATGGATGCCGAGCGACTAGAAACCCTGCGTCAGGCCGAAGATCTGAACCGGCAAGCCAACGAGGTCAGCAAGCAAATCCCCAAAGCAGCCGACAAGGAAGCTCGCCAAGCTTTGATCGAACAGGGCCGGTTGCTGCGTGAACAGAAGGACGCGGCGCAAAAAAAACATGACGAACTGGATACTGAAATTGCGGTGATCCAGTGCGACATTCCCAACATGACGCACCCCGATGTGCCGACCGGTGGGGAAGACGATGCCAAAGAATTATCGTTCGGCAAAACACCAAAACCCCACTTTGACTTCAAGCCGATCGACCATGTTGACCTTGGCGAAAAGCATGACCTGTTCGATTTCGAAGCCGGCGCACGCGTCACCGGAGCGGGCTTCTACTTCCTGAAAAACGAAGCTGTCCGACTCGACCTTGCTCTGCAACAGTTCGCAATCAGCCTATTGTCGGATCGCGGTTTCACTCCGGTGACAACGCCCGACATGGCGCTGACGCACATTCTGCAAGGCATCGGCTTCAACCCTCGCGGCCCCGAGACGCAAATCTACAGCATCGAAAACACCGAACTGAACTTGGTCGGCACCGCCGAAATCACACTGGGCGGGATGCTGGCCGGACAAACGATCGACTTGGACAAGCTGCCTCTGAAACTGTGCGGACTGAGCCACTGTTTCCGCACCGAAGCCGGCGCGGCCGGACGTGCGTCGAAGGGACTGTACCGAGTTCACCAGTTCACTAAAGTCGAAATGTTCGCATTCACGACTCCCCAGCAAAGCGACGCGACACACGCCATGATGCGTGACCTGGAATGCGAGATCTTTGACGCACTCGAAGTCCCTTACCGGGTCATCGATACCGCCAGCGGTGATCTTGGCGGCCCTGCCTATCGCAAGTTCGACCTCGAAGCCTGGATGCCAGGTCGAGGCGACGGCGGTGAGTGGGGCGAAGTCACCAGCACCAGCAACTGTACCGATTACCAAGCGCGGCGGCTAAACGTTCGTTACAAGCAGCCCGACAAGAAGGGCACCGAGTTCGTTCACACGCTAAACGGTACCGCGGTTGCCACCGGCCGCGCCATGATTGCGATCATGGAAAACCACCAGTGCTCCGACGGCACCATCAACGTGCCCAAAGCGCTGCAGCCCTGGGTCGGCAAAGCAAAGATTGGCTAA
- a CDS encoding prenyltransferase/squalene oxidase repeat-containing protein, with the protein MTESANPWLDSSVIDSLWADPRLVYTVAALAVATLGFTIWLFRRRGRGGRQAGVICLVLSIALHAALIFLVPLLPSLGGGSSTTDPETDEQAGIDSISFTTFDPNLSAEDAAGGETEAMLAPLPVSSLTDLLANPVPPEEPASESVDEPESLSMSDEPVPESLSETTDNDSESSSTAIDSLLGDFLDDAFAASVTETAEPVPMPQSAAAEQTPVVAHVGDGMEAVKAIAASTSTAPPATVPGAIESDFANRVGKAKDEALLRTGGDASTEAAVEAALRFLASAQRADGAWDPSTTGAGIERAPLGMTRGNAGSRSESALTGLSLLALTGAGQTHQQGQYSDNAYRGLAYLIRTQKSSGSLAGGATIYAANYSHGMAALAMCETAALTHDPSAVAAATRAINFTRSMQHPSTGGWRYTAGDPGDLSQLGWQAMVLDAGYRAGVPVDARAVDGVERFLRSVRAGSTGGMACYRAGEMPSRTMTAEALATRLLIGQKVPAAEIEEAERYLLQQQPGVGQDNYYYWYYATLALHQLQDAAWDQWNAALKRRLLSTQLADGSWPTDSVWGGYGGSVYTTAMATLCLEAYYRHSLRSDSERIARMK; encoded by the coding sequence TTGACGGAATCCGCCAATCCTTGGCTTGATTCATCGGTGATCGATTCGCTTTGGGCCGACCCGCGTCTTGTCTACACTGTGGCCGCACTGGCGGTTGCGACACTGGGGTTCACGATCTGGTTGTTTCGCCGTCGTGGGCGTGGTGGACGGCAAGCCGGTGTCATTTGCCTGGTATTGTCGATTGCGCTGCATGCTGCGCTGATTTTTTTGGTCCCGTTGCTGCCGTCGCTCGGCGGCGGATCATCGACCACGGATCCGGAAACTGATGAACAAGCTGGCATCGATTCGATTTCCTTCACAACGTTCGATCCCAACTTGTCGGCCGAAGATGCGGCGGGCGGCGAAACTGAAGCGATGCTCGCACCGCTGCCGGTGTCGAGCTTGACAGATCTGCTTGCCAATCCAGTGCCGCCAGAGGAACCCGCATCGGAATCGGTCGACGAGCCTGAGTCGTTGTCGATGTCGGACGAGCCTGTGCCAGAGTCGCTATCTGAAACCACGGACAACGATTCTGAGTCGTCGAGCACGGCGATCGATTCGTTGTTGGGCGACTTCTTGGACGATGCGTTTGCTGCGAGCGTGACAGAGACAGCCGAGCCGGTGCCGATGCCGCAGTCGGCCGCGGCCGAGCAGACGCCAGTGGTTGCGCACGTCGGCGACGGCATGGAAGCGGTGAAGGCAATTGCAGCGTCCACATCGACGGCTCCGCCGGCTACCGTTCCTGGCGCCATCGAAAGTGACTTTGCCAATCGAGTTGGCAAGGCTAAAGACGAAGCACTGCTTCGCACCGGAGGCGACGCAAGCACCGAGGCAGCCGTCGAGGCGGCGCTGCGGTTTCTGGCCAGTGCCCAGCGAGCCGATGGAGCTTGGGATCCAAGTACGACCGGCGCTGGCATCGAGCGGGCGCCGCTAGGGATGACTCGCGGCAACGCGGGGTCTCGATCCGAATCGGCGCTGACGGGGCTATCGCTGTTGGCGCTGACAGGCGCCGGCCAAACTCATCAACAAGGCCAGTACAGCGACAACGCATACCGAGGTCTGGCGTATCTGATTCGGACTCAAAAATCCAGCGGATCGCTAGCCGGTGGCGCGACCATTTACGCAGCCAATTACAGCCACGGGATGGCGGCGCTGGCGATGTGCGAGACTGCTGCACTGACGCATGATCCCTCGGCGGTGGCGGCGGCGACTCGAGCGATCAACTTCACGCGATCGATGCAGCATCCGTCGACCGGCGGATGGCGATACACGGCAGGTGATCCAGGCGATTTGAGCCAGCTGGGTTGGCAAGCGATGGTGCTGGATGCAGGTTATCGAGCTGGAGTTCCGGTCGACGCGCGGGCGGTCGACGGTGTTGAGCGTTTCCTGCGAAGCGTTCGCGCGGGTTCGACGGGGGGGATGGCCTGTTACCGGGCCGGCGAAATGCCCAGCCGTACGATGACGGCCGAGGCGCTGGCGACTCGGTTGCTGATCGGTCAAAAGGTTCCGGCGGCCGAGATCGAAGAAGCCGAACGGTATCTGTTGCAGCAACAGCCCGGCGTCGGTCAAGACAACTATTATTATTGGTACTACGCAACGTTGGCACTGCACCAGTTACAGGACGCGGCGTGGGACCAATGGAACGCGGCCCTCAAACGCCGACTGCTTTCGACTCAGCTCGCCGACGGTAGCTGGCCAACCGATTCCGTTTGGGGTGGCTACGGCGGCTCGGTTTACACGACAGCGATGGCGACGCTGTGTCTGGAAGCTTACTACCGGCATTCGCTGCGAAGCGATTCAGAACGCATCGCGCGAATGAAATAG